One stretch of Clavibacter michiganensis DNA includes these proteins:
- a CDS encoding Gfo/Idh/MocA family protein: MTGGTGRVGVGVIGAGVISGTYLENMTAMPDLEVLFVADIDLDRARSRAEEHGVPNHGTVDELLAMDEIEIVVNLTLPATHAEVGRRIVAAGKHVWSEKPLALDHESGQDLLEAARAAGVQVACAPDTVLGAGIQSAMRAIARGDIGEPLTATTLFHVPGPDAWHPNPEFLFAKGAGPLFDMGPYYVTTLVHAFGAAETVSAVSSTSRTTRTIGSGPRAGTDFPVEVPTHHAALISFAGGQSAQSTFSFQNALPRMGFVEISGSEGTIVLPDPNTFEGDSQLWRFGQQEPETLTAVGSTYGRGSGVLDLARSIRGGDPVRASGEVAAHVLDVLLAIRDAADSREVVKVASSVAKPTPLAEDWDPAAATL; encoded by the coding sequence GTGACCGGCGGCACCGGCCGCGTCGGCGTCGGCGTCATCGGCGCGGGCGTCATCTCGGGCACGTACCTGGAGAACATGACGGCGATGCCGGACCTCGAGGTCCTGTTCGTCGCCGACATCGACCTCGACCGCGCCCGCTCGCGCGCCGAGGAGCACGGCGTGCCGAACCACGGCACCGTCGACGAGCTGCTCGCGATGGACGAGATCGAGATCGTCGTGAACCTCACGCTGCCCGCCACGCACGCGGAGGTCGGCCGGCGGATCGTCGCGGCCGGCAAGCACGTGTGGAGCGAGAAGCCGCTGGCGCTGGATCACGAATCCGGCCAGGACCTGCTCGAGGCGGCGCGCGCGGCCGGCGTGCAGGTCGCGTGCGCGCCCGACACCGTGCTCGGCGCGGGGATCCAGTCGGCCATGCGCGCCATCGCCCGCGGCGACATCGGCGAGCCGCTCACCGCGACGACGCTGTTCCACGTGCCCGGTCCCGACGCCTGGCACCCGAACCCCGAGTTCCTGTTCGCGAAGGGCGCCGGACCCCTGTTCGACATGGGCCCGTACTACGTCACGACGCTCGTGCACGCGTTCGGCGCGGCCGAGACGGTGAGCGCGGTCTCCTCGACCTCGCGCACCACGCGCACCATCGGCAGCGGACCCCGCGCGGGCACCGACTTCCCGGTGGAGGTGCCCACGCACCACGCGGCGCTCATCTCGTTCGCGGGCGGGCAGTCGGCGCAGTCGACGTTCAGCTTCCAGAACGCGCTGCCGCGCATGGGCTTCGTCGAGATCTCGGGCAGCGAGGGCACCATCGTGCTCCCCGACCCGAACACGTTCGAGGGCGACAGCCAGCTGTGGCGCTTCGGGCAGCAGGAGCCGGAGACGCTGACGGCCGTGGGATCCACGTACGGCCGCGGATCCGGCGTGCTGGACCTCGCGCGCAGCATCCGCGGCGGCGACCCGGTGCGCGCGTCCGGCGAGGTCGCGGCGCACGTGCTCGACGTGCTGCTCGCGATCCGCGACGCGGCCGACAGCCGCGAGGTCGTGAAGGTCGCATCGAGCGTCGCGAAGCCGACGCCGCTGGCCGAGGACTGGGACCCGGCGGCGGCGACGCTGTAG
- a CDS encoding alpha/beta fold hydrolase, with protein sequence MQLHRVTTGSGARHVGLVHGLGADGATWAPVVDRLVATGRFTVTTVDLRGHGESDRAPDYGIEEMADDLVASLPRGLDAVVGHSLGGSVLVRAVARLEPARAIYLDPGFRPALPTTGIRGRLFWAAPLVGLAAAQIPRARAAARVRAAYPASVRASLEAAQARFDRGMAVSVFRDVAFHPLAVSAPAVPSTVVLSDDAPSVLPDASAADLERHGWDVRRLPGIHHDMQLEDPERVLRAIEDVL encoded by the coding sequence ATGCAGCTGCATCGCGTCACCACCGGATCCGGCGCGCGCCACGTCGGCCTCGTGCACGGCCTCGGCGCGGACGGCGCGACCTGGGCGCCCGTCGTCGACCGGCTCGTCGCGACCGGCCGCTTCACCGTCACGACCGTCGACCTCCGCGGGCACGGCGAGAGCGACCGGGCGCCGGACTACGGCATCGAGGAGATGGCCGACGACCTCGTCGCGTCCCTGCCGCGCGGGCTCGACGCGGTCGTCGGGCACTCGCTCGGCGGATCCGTGCTGGTGCGCGCCGTCGCCCGGCTCGAGCCCGCGCGCGCGATCTACCTCGACCCCGGGTTCCGGCCCGCGCTGCCGACCACGGGGATCCGCGGACGCCTGTTCTGGGCGGCGCCGCTCGTGGGCCTGGCCGCCGCGCAGATCCCGCGGGCCCGCGCCGCCGCCCGCGTGCGTGCCGCCTACCCGGCGTCGGTCCGGGCGTCGCTCGAGGCCGCGCAGGCGAGGTTCGACCGCGGGATGGCGGTCAGCGTCTTCCGCGACGTGGCCTTCCACCCGCTCGCCGTCAGCGCGCCCGCCGTGCCGTCCACGGTCGTGCTCTCCGACGACGCGCCCTCCGTGCTGCCCGACGCGAGCGCGGCGGATCTCGAGCGCCACGGCTGGGACGTCCGGCGCCTGCCCGGGATCCACCACGACATGCAGCTCGAGGATCCGGAACGAGTGCTCCGGGCGATCGAGGACGTGCTGTGA
- a CDS encoding HEAT repeat domain-containing protein, which produces MTDAERDDGPAGREPERPDRPADAEIAARLAAALRAPDASARLQAALTAGTRPDPALVEGLIHRCRVEPDLNVREMLTWALIRHDRELTIPPLIAELVSPIPQARSQALHTLSKIGDRRALPAITPALLRDPDDHVARTAWRTASGLVDGDRDPAGARWLSQQLASQLGRGGRDTQASLARAFASVGRAALPVLDRSRRAADARVRIHALAVIAQLADPDLRFDDAVDAARRTSFGAHLARRPGLHLP; this is translated from the coding sequence GTGACGGACGCCGAGCGCGACGACGGGCCGGCCGGACGCGAGCCGGAGCGCCCCGACCGCCCCGCCGACGCCGAGATCGCCGCCCGCCTCGCCGCCGCCCTCCGCGCGCCCGACGCGTCGGCCCGACTGCAGGCCGCGCTCACCGCGGGCACCCGGCCGGATCCGGCGCTGGTCGAGGGCCTCATCCACCGCTGCCGCGTCGAGCCCGACCTCAACGTGCGCGAGATGCTCACGTGGGCGCTGATCCGCCACGACCGCGAGCTCACGATCCCGCCGCTCATCGCCGAGCTGGTCTCGCCCATCCCGCAGGCGCGCAGCCAGGCGCTGCACACGCTCTCCAAGATCGGCGACCGGCGCGCGCTGCCCGCCATCACGCCGGCGCTGCTGCGGGATCCCGACGACCACGTCGCGCGCACGGCCTGGCGGACGGCGTCGGGCCTCGTCGACGGCGACCGCGATCCGGCCGGCGCGCGCTGGCTCTCCCAGCAGCTCGCGTCGCAGCTCGGCCGCGGCGGACGCGACACCCAGGCCAGCCTCGCGCGCGCCTTCGCGAGCGTGGGCCGGGCGGCGCTGCCGGTCCTCGATCGGTCGCGGCGCGCGGCGGACGCCCGGGTGCGGATCCACGCGCTCGCCGTGATCGCGCAGCTCGCCGACCCCGACCTCCGCTTCGACGACGCGGTCGACGCGGCCCGCCGCACCTCCTTCGGCGCGCACCTCGCCCGGCGACCGGGCTTGCACCTCCCGTAG
- a CDS encoding MerR family transcriptional regulator: MTHPAEEGPAMHPSLIPPRQVRIGDAAAFVGTTPRAIRHYHQIGLLPEPERGTDDRRRYGYAEMIRLLWIRRMADAGIALDDIRDAFADPESAGASADAEADADVDGILGRLEATLDAQEAELRRQRAAVRGMRARGSRLGLLSDFVATRLEGLPEGSLRPADLDGLLVMERVFGPLGAALNATRYIAIATLPGLRAASDRVEAAEEALDDTVAVDDPRVAEVAAERRAFEETLHAAIDGSDLPRLDDDLVDAWDALHPEGADGADEVGSRRPARSMSAMDAIAKMPYDLSPARLRCMELAAESYVGEATAR; encoded by the coding sequence ATGACCCACCCCGCCGAGGAAGGCCCCGCCATGCACCCGTCCCTGATCCCGCCCCGCCAGGTCAGGATCGGCGACGCCGCCGCGTTCGTCGGCACCACGCCGCGTGCCATCCGCCACTACCACCAGATCGGCCTGCTCCCCGAGCCCGAGCGCGGCACCGACGACCGCCGCCGGTACGGCTACGCGGAGATGATCCGGCTGCTGTGGATCCGGCGCATGGCCGATGCCGGGATCGCGCTCGACGACATCCGCGACGCGTTCGCCGACCCGGAGTCGGCGGGTGCGAGCGCGGATGCGGAGGCCGACGCCGACGTGGACGGCATCCTCGGCCGGCTCGAGGCGACCCTCGACGCCCAGGAGGCGGAGCTGCGCCGCCAGCGCGCGGCCGTCCGGGGGATGCGCGCCCGGGGCAGCCGCCTCGGGCTGCTCTCCGACTTCGTCGCCACCCGCCTCGAGGGCCTGCCCGAGGGATCCCTGCGCCCCGCCGACCTCGACGGCCTGCTGGTGATGGAGCGCGTCTTCGGCCCGCTCGGCGCAGCCCTCAACGCCACCCGCTACATCGCGATCGCCACCCTCCCGGGCCTGCGCGCGGCGTCCGATCGCGTCGAGGCCGCCGAGGAGGCGCTCGACGACACGGTCGCCGTCGACGACCCGCGCGTGGCCGAGGTCGCGGCCGAGCGACGCGCCTTCGAGGAGACGCTGCACGCGGCGATCGACGGATCCGACCTCCCGCGCCTCGACGACGACCTCGTCGACGCCTGGGACGCGCTGCACCCCGAGGGCGCCGACGGTGCGGACGAGGTCGGCTCTCGGCGGCCCGCCCGGTCCATGAGCGCGATGGACGCCATCGCGAAGATGCCCTACGACCTCTCCCCGGCGCGACTGCGGTGCATGGAGCTGGCGGCGGAGTCGTACGTGGGCGAGGCGACCGCTCGCTGA
- a CDS encoding dienelactone hydrolase family protein, whose protein sequence is MAEIVLFHHVQGRTPGVLAFADALRDGGHTVHVPDLFDGALPGSIEAGLALMAGLADHVVAERTDRALDGLPAELVYAGVSWGGSIAQRLAQTRPGARGALLYESFVSLTAEWAFGPWPAGLPVQVHGMARDPFFAGEGDLDAARELVAEVGPALAEVFVYDGDAHLFTDASLPSSDPVATALVLERSLELLDRIG, encoded by the coding sequence ATGGCCGAGATCGTGCTGTTCCACCACGTGCAGGGCCGGACGCCCGGCGTCCTCGCGTTCGCCGATGCGCTGCGGGACGGCGGCCACACGGTGCACGTGCCCGACCTCTTCGACGGCGCGCTGCCCGGGTCCATCGAGGCGGGCCTCGCGCTGATGGCGGGCCTCGCCGACCACGTCGTCGCCGAGCGCACCGACCGCGCGCTCGACGGGCTGCCCGCCGAGCTCGTCTACGCCGGCGTCTCGTGGGGCGGATCCATCGCCCAGCGCCTCGCGCAGACCCGGCCGGGTGCCCGCGGCGCGCTCCTCTACGAGTCGTTCGTGTCGCTCACGGCGGAGTGGGCGTTCGGGCCGTGGCCGGCCGGGCTGCCCGTGCAGGTGCACGGCATGGCGCGCGATCCGTTCTTCGCCGGCGAGGGCGACCTCGACGCGGCCCGCGAGCTGGTCGCCGAGGTGGGCCCGGCGCTCGCCGAGGTCTTCGTCTACGACGGCGACGCGCACCTGTTCACGGACGCGTCGCTGCCGTCGTCGGATCCCGTCGCCACGGCCCTCGTGCTCGAGCGGTCCCTCGAGCTGCTGGACCGGATCGGCTGA
- a CDS encoding alpha/beta fold hydrolase, giving the protein MRRPLRIALRIVAALVALPVLTLAATSIVNAVATPRDLAAIEPYGERVPVDGKEMNVVVSGTGAETIVLLPGLGTAAPGLDFQPLISALDDTHRVIAVEPFGTGLSDQTDVPRTATAIADEVHAALQQLGVDRYALMGHSISGVYAIEYAARYGDELTAFVGIDSSVPDQPGWDEPVATEGLGALRDLGILRVLAATGGDTYAGLPYDEATKEQMRLFTTRNGTAPTMLDEMDHLTENFASVSGRTFPADLPVLLFVVQDDAEVDGWIPLHEARAASVERGEVVPLTGDHYLHHTRSPEIAAATDAFLASLPAR; this is encoded by the coding sequence ATGCGCCGGCCCCTGCGGATCGCCCTCCGGATCGTCGCCGCGTTGGTGGCCCTGCCCGTCCTGACGCTGGCGGCCACGTCGATCGTGAACGCCGTCGCGACGCCGCGCGACCTCGCCGCCATCGAGCCCTACGGCGAGCGCGTGCCCGTCGACGGGAAGGAGATGAACGTCGTGGTCAGCGGCACCGGCGCGGAGACGATCGTGCTCCTGCCCGGCCTCGGCACCGCGGCGCCCGGCCTCGACTTCCAGCCGCTGATCTCCGCGCTCGACGACACGCACCGGGTGATCGCCGTCGAGCCGTTCGGCACCGGGCTGAGCGACCAGACCGATGTACCGCGCACGGCGACGGCCATCGCGGACGAGGTCCACGCGGCGCTGCAGCAGCTGGGCGTCGACCGCTACGCGCTCATGGGCCACTCGATCTCCGGCGTCTACGCCATCGAGTACGCCGCGCGGTACGGCGACGAGCTCACCGCGTTCGTGGGCATCGACAGCAGCGTGCCGGATCAGCCGGGCTGGGACGAGCCCGTCGCGACCGAGGGGCTCGGCGCGCTCCGCGACCTCGGGATCCTCCGCGTGCTGGCCGCGACCGGCGGCGACACCTACGCGGGGCTCCCCTACGACGAGGCGACGAAGGAGCAGATGCGCCTCTTCACGACGCGGAACGGCACCGCCCCGACCATGCTCGACGAGATGGACCACCTGACGGAGAACTTCGCGTCGGTGAGCGGGCGCACGTTCCCGGCGGACCTCCCCGTGCTGCTCTTCGTGGTGCAGGACGACGCGGAGGTCGACGGCTGGATCCCGCTGCACGAGGCCCGGGCGGCGAGCGTCGAGCGCGGCGAGGTGGTGCCGCTCACAGGCGACCACTACCTGCATCACACGAGGTCGCCGGAGATCGCCGCCGCCACGGACGCGTTCCTGGCGTCGCTCCCGGCCCGCTGA
- a CDS encoding DUF4406 domain-containing protein, which produces MTDPQLILIAGPYRSGTGGDPELIARNLARLEQAAWPVFQLGHVPMIGEWAALPILRVAAEAGVDTEAGPDVMYETASRLLTHCDAVLRLPGESSGADADVAIARRLGLPVYADVSEIPARG; this is translated from the coding sequence GTGACCGACCCGCAGCTGATCCTCATCGCCGGCCCCTACCGCTCCGGCACGGGAGGCGATCCCGAGCTCATCGCCCGGAACCTCGCCCGGCTCGAGCAGGCGGCCTGGCCCGTCTTCCAGCTCGGGCACGTGCCGATGATCGGCGAGTGGGCGGCGCTGCCGATCCTGCGCGTGGCCGCCGAGGCGGGCGTCGACACGGAGGCCGGTCCCGACGTCATGTACGAGACCGCGTCGCGGCTCCTCACGCACTGCGACGCCGTGCTCCGGCTCCCCGGCGAGTCGTCCGGCGCCGACGCGGACGTCGCGATCGCCCGCCGCCTCGGCCTCCCGGTCTACGCCGACGTGTCCGAGATCCCCGCCCGTGGCTGA
- a CDS encoding DeoR/GlpR family DNA-binding transcription regulator produces the protein MLAAERHEWMLAELARDGRLVAKDAAAKLGVTEDSVRRDLRTLAEAGRLQRVYGGALPVSPAIRDHSERAAIAVDSKQRVARAAVRLLRPGSTLLLDAGTTALEVARAIPDDLRLTVVTPGPLVAVALTEHPLVEIVLIGGTLSRHSMVASGSLAAEALRRVRADVCLLGVTGVHPEAGLTTGSLDDAATKRAMAAQSTETFVLASAEKIGAASAFPVLDLAEVTGLVLDPDAPLDADVAAALTRAGARLR, from the coding sequence ATGCTGGCTGCGGAGCGGCACGAGTGGATGCTCGCCGAGCTCGCGCGCGACGGCCGGCTCGTCGCGAAGGACGCGGCCGCGAAGCTCGGCGTCACGGAGGACAGCGTCCGGCGCGACCTGCGGACCCTCGCCGAGGCCGGGCGGCTGCAGCGCGTGTACGGCGGCGCGCTCCCGGTGTCGCCCGCGATCCGGGATCACTCCGAGCGGGCCGCGATCGCGGTGGACAGCAAGCAGCGGGTCGCCCGGGCGGCGGTGCGGCTGCTGCGGCCGGGATCCACGCTGCTGCTCGACGCGGGCACGACCGCCCTCGAGGTCGCCCGCGCGATCCCCGACGACCTGCGGCTCACCGTAGTGACGCCCGGGCCCCTCGTGGCGGTCGCGCTCACCGAGCACCCGCTCGTCGAGATCGTGCTCATCGGCGGCACCCTGTCCCGGCACTCCATGGTCGCGAGCGGGTCGCTGGCCGCGGAGGCGCTCCGCCGCGTGCGCGCGGACGTCTGCCTCCTCGGCGTGACCGGCGTGCATCCGGAGGCGGGCCTCACCACGGGCTCGCTCGACGACGCCGCGACGAAGCGCGCGATGGCCGCGCAGTCGACCGAGACGTTCGTGCTGGCGAGCGCGGAGAAGATCGGCGCCGCGTCGGCCTTCCCCGTGCTCGACCTCGCCGAGGTGACGGGTCTCGTGCTGGATCCCGACGCGCCCCTCGACGCGGACGTCGCGGCGGCGCTCACTCGAGCCGGGGCGCGGCTGCGCTGA